One genomic region from Metallosphaera tengchongensis encodes:
- a CDS encoding MFS transporter, translating into MSEELNKKIAELASRVDRLPTIVLPVSVILSLAFGYFIALYDVIDIGLAFSPASISYTGLTSSEATTVVSMGLFGYIPGAIILGYLADRIGRKPTLILTALLTGIGSLGNALSVNFATFIIFRFITGMGIGGDLILVPVYLVEMVPAIKRPPTLT; encoded by the coding sequence ATGTCAGAAGAGTTAAATAAGAAAATAGCCGAATTGGCTTCAAGGGTTGATAGACTTCCTACCATAGTCTTACCCGTTTCCGTAATATTATCTTTAGCATTCGGCTACTTTATAGCGCTCTATGACGTAATAGATATCGGTCTCGCGTTCTCACCTGCATCTATAAGCTACACTGGCCTCACATCAAGTGAAGCTACAACCGTAGTTTCCATGGGGCTCTTTGGCTACATCCCAGGTGCTATAATCCTTGGATATTTAGCTGACAGGATTGGGAGAAAACCCACGTTAATACTAACCGCGTTGTTAACTGGTATAGGAAGTCTGGGCAACGCTTTGTCCGTTAATTTCGCAACCTTCATCATCTTCAGGTTCATAACAGGAATGGGAATTGGTGGAGATTTGATCCTAGTCCCAGTATATCTTGTGGAAATGGTTCCTGCCATAAAGAGGCCTCCTACTTTAACCTAG
- a CDS encoding MFS transporter: MGLGPFLASEIVLINPAIGWRVVFGIGATLAFIVLVIRSHASETVRMLGLKGHVDQAEKVVKEMEEKAMKRTGLKELPPPQPLSFQVKKVDPFYVFKNPVYRIRVLAVMLAIFFFYFGEYPYLTEYPLWTSTFLGYKGSLGDEITFLFGLAGVATFLGAIGLRFVVERVRRPILVTLSYFVGMLLGVLVAVYGAIIKDVNLAFVGMLLTNFIGVGWSNQLNYLNGTENVPTYARATSFAFSDGFAHLGAAISTAIMFSIIPLLGSLGTWVLFQIPMVIMGIILIKVLPNTIGKSLESVNESQAGI, from the coding sequence TTGGGTCTGGGTCCGTTCTTAGCTTCGGAGATAGTGCTCATTAACCCGGCTATAGGCTGGAGAGTAGTCTTCGGTATAGGTGCTACCTTAGCCTTCATAGTGCTTGTTATAAGATCCCATGCCTCAGAGACCGTAAGGATGCTTGGCCTCAAGGGACATGTAGATCAGGCCGAAAAGGTTGTGAAGGAGATGGAGGAGAAGGCTATGAAAAGGACGGGACTTAAGGAGTTGCCACCACCTCAGCCTCTTTCATTCCAAGTTAAGAAGGTAGATCCGTTCTACGTGTTCAAAAACCCAGTGTACAGGATAAGAGTGCTTGCAGTCATGCTAGCGATATTCTTCTTTTACTTCGGCGAGTATCCCTATTTGACGGAGTATCCGCTGTGGACTTCCACTTTCTTAGGTTACAAAGGTTCACTAGGCGACGAGATCACTTTTCTGTTTGGACTAGCAGGAGTAGCTACGTTTCTGGGAGCTATCGGTCTAAGGTTCGTTGTGGAGAGAGTAAGGAGACCCATCCTAGTTACTCTCAGTTACTTTGTAGGCATGCTACTTGGGGTGCTAGTGGCAGTTTATGGTGCCATAATAAAGGATGTAAACCTAGCTTTCGTAGGCATGTTACTAACGAACTTCATAGGAGTTGGCTGGAGTAACCAGCTGAACTACTTAAACGGGACTGAGAACGTGCCAACTTACGCAAGGGCTACGTCGTTTGCCTTCTCTGATGGCTTCGCTCATCTAGGGGCAGCCATATCTACTGCGATAATGTTCTCCATTATACCATTATTGGGGAGCTTAGGGACTTGGGTTCTGTTCCAAATACCGATGGTCATCATGGGGATCATACTCATTAAAGTATTGCCAAACACCATAGGCAAAAGCCTTGAAAGCGTTAACGAATCCCAGGCGGGAATATAG
- a CDS encoding exodeoxyribonuclease III → MRILSWNVNGLRSALSKGLMDLVRKTSYDVLMFQEVKTNQIPIDFLAIPYKVFLNASRRKGYSGTLTLSNTEPISVKYGIGNEEFDSEGRVISLEFSSLYVINVYFPNSGEELKRLEYKIRFNHEFQKFVTSLPKPAVICGDFNVAHEEIDIARPKENENHAGFTSQEREWFHQFLLSGFVDTYRLFVKEGGHYTWWSYRFHARERNVGWRIDYCLVSEELKSRVRKADILTDLTGSDHAPVTLDIEV, encoded by the coding sequence TTGAGGATTCTTTCCTGGAATGTAAATGGCTTAAGGTCTGCCCTGTCTAAAGGATTGATGGACCTTGTCAGGAAAACGTCATATGATGTTTTGATGTTCCAGGAGGTTAAAACGAACCAAATTCCAATTGATTTTCTAGCTATCCCCTACAAAGTTTTCCTAAACGCGTCTAGGCGAAAGGGTTACAGTGGAACCTTAACCTTGTCCAACACCGAACCAATATCCGTGAAGTATGGCATAGGAAATGAGGAATTCGATTCTGAGGGTAGGGTGATCTCCTTGGAGTTTTCATCCCTTTACGTTATAAACGTTTACTTTCCAAACTCAGGAGAGGAGCTTAAGCGGCTAGAATATAAGATCAGATTTAATCATGAGTTCCAAAAGTTTGTCACGTCGTTACCTAAACCTGCGGTAATTTGCGGAGATTTCAACGTGGCACACGAAGAAATTGACATAGCTAGACCTAAGGAAAACGAAAATCACGCTGGGTTCACTTCCCAGGAGCGGGAATGGTTTCACCAATTTCTCTTGTCAGGTTTTGTAGATACTTACCGACTCTTCGTGAAAGAAGGAGGTCACTACACGTGGTGGTCTTACCGCTTTCATGCTAGGGAAAGGAACGTAGGGTGGAGAATAGATTATTGCTTGGTCTCTGAGGAGTTAAAGTCAAGGGTGAGGAAAGCTGATATACTGACCGACTTGACAGGTTCTGATCATGCCCCAGTCACTCTAGATATTGAAGTTTAG
- a CDS encoding DEAD/DEAH box helicase yields the protein MSFPLAEMFFSSYRRDPNSNYLVSAPTGSGKTHLAKVVLLEGGGISIYVSPLKALSREVYLDVKDRTRAVIADSDVYEDDLRHFKGDVLLATYEKLDSAIRHDYSWLGNVKRVIIDEIHNVEGERSLAIENIVLWAKEKGVPLISLSATLSNPEKYVKWLDAKLISHKERTVPLHECIAYPYTLKCSNGIEENFKVKPTRNLPKLELLYNVLEKISSMGKNALVFVKSRKSAEILADKLNKMGLRTSFYHSGMSQEDRKKVLDLLYKGSLNAVVSTTALGQGVNLPVYAVVFYEMKLPLVDEKGEFKGWKDISRSEFLQIAGRAGRPKYDKEGLTILIASNKVFAEIYSRKYFRGTANPEVSRPDLDTLSLAFISWNQRVDFQKLKDSINSTFNFRGVDESEVERSVTSLREMKLLELRDHLSITPLGRAVAISYIDVKALKGFPIENKEQDLITAIVSSPEVAPSLRGCKEGKELLSKWMNGESIEGLCVKLSHKDIGEFISNSRWISFAMYRVMRALNDDRFRKALDIHLSIKYGVPVQGINLARAGIPREIIVDLLRFNVSDLTDLCVLVGLKGIREQMRKHDVEIEVICRKVYSDDPSIFDARMALQQYEGKEFELGELVSRYGRDTLAKLMRMKLLQRRGDRFVIVGTQRTV from the coding sequence ATGTCATTTCCTCTTGCAGAGATGTTCTTCTCGTCTTACAGAAGGGATCCCAACAGCAATTACCTGGTTTCTGCACCAACTGGTTCAGGTAAAACTCATCTAGCTAAAGTGGTTCTACTGGAGGGAGGTGGGATATCAATCTACGTCTCTCCCCTCAAGGCCCTTTCAAGGGAAGTTTACCTTGATGTTAAGGACAGGACCAGGGCAGTGATAGCTGACTCGGACGTCTATGAAGACGATTTGAGACACTTCAAGGGCGATGTCCTCTTGGCAACATACGAGAAGTTGGACAGCGCAATCAGACATGATTACAGTTGGTTGGGGAACGTGAAGAGGGTAATAATTGACGAGATCCATAACGTGGAGGGTGAGAGAAGCCTAGCGATTGAGAACATAGTCCTATGGGCAAAGGAAAAGGGTGTCCCGCTCATCTCATTAAGCGCCACCCTAAGTAATCCTGAAAAATACGTTAAGTGGTTGGACGCTAAGCTGATCTCCCACAAGGAAAGAACCGTTCCGCTTCACGAGTGTATAGCGTACCCATATACCTTAAAATGTAGCAATGGAATTGAAGAAAATTTTAAGGTAAAGCCTACTAGAAACCTCCCCAAACTGGAGCTTCTCTACAACGTCTTAGAGAAAATCTCCTCCATGGGAAAGAACGCTCTGGTTTTCGTGAAGAGCAGGAAGTCGGCGGAGATCCTTGCAGACAAGCTGAACAAGATGGGTTTGAGAACCTCTTTTTACCACAGTGGGATGTCTCAAGAGGACAGGAAGAAGGTCTTAGACCTTCTATACAAAGGTTCCTTAAACGCCGTAGTGTCGACGACAGCTTTGGGACAGGGAGTTAACCTCCCAGTTTACGCAGTGGTATTCTATGAGATGAAGCTTCCCCTAGTAGACGAGAAGGGGGAATTCAAGGGTTGGAAGGACATCTCGAGATCTGAGTTCCTTCAGATAGCCGGAAGGGCAGGGAGGCCTAAGTACGACAAGGAGGGTTTGACCATACTCATTGCCAGCAATAAGGTCTTCGCCGAGATCTACTCTAGGAAGTACTTCAGAGGCACTGCCAACCCTGAGGTGAGTAGGCCAGATTTGGATACACTCTCTTTAGCGTTCATTTCGTGGAACCAGAGAGTAGACTTTCAAAAGCTCAAGGATTCCATAAACTCTACCTTTAACTTCCGTGGAGTTGATGAGAGCGAAGTTGAGAGATCAGTAACAAGCCTCAGGGAAATGAAGCTTCTTGAGCTTAGAGACCATCTCAGTATAACTCCCCTAGGGCGAGCTGTTGCCATTAGTTACATTGATGTGAAGGCGCTAAAGGGTTTTCCCATAGAGAACAAGGAGCAGGACTTGATAACCGCTATCGTCTCTTCTCCAGAAGTTGCCCCAAGCCTGAGGGGTTGCAAGGAAGGTAAGGAACTTCTCTCCAAGTGGATGAATGGTGAGAGCATTGAAGGGTTATGCGTAAAGCTTTCCCACAAGGACATAGGCGAATTCATCTCCAATTCTCGTTGGATATCCTTCGCCATGTATAGGGTAATGAGAGCTCTAAATGATGATAGGTTCAGAAAGGCCCTAGACATTCACTTGAGTATAAAGTACGGAGTACCTGTCCAAGGAATCAACCTAGCCAGAGCCGGCATTCCCCGTGAGATCATCGTGGATCTTCTAAGATTCAACGTGAGTGACTTAACAGATTTATGCGTCCTTGTGGGACTTAAAGGGATAAGGGAACAAATGAGGAAACATGACGTCGAGATAGAGGTGATATGCAGGAAAGTCTACTCCGACGATCCGTCGATTTTCGATGCGAGGATGGCTTTACAGCAGTATGAAGGTAAGGAGTTTGAATTAGGTGAGCTAGTTTCAAGGTATGGTAGGGACACTCTGGCAAAATTGATGAGAATGAAACTCCTGCAGAGAAGAGGCGACAGGTTCGTAATCGTGGGCACCCAGAGAACGGTGTAG